The Microbacterium trichothecenolyticum sequence TCTTGCCGCTCTTCACGATGGCGGGAAACGCCACGCCGAGCGGAAGATCCGCGGGCGCCTCGAGGGTTTCGAGTACCTGATGCACCGCGGCCAGCACATCGGCGGGCTCGGCTCCGGCGGGGGTCGCGACCTTCACCCGGTCGCTGATGAGCTCTCCGGCATCCAGATCGACGATTCCCGCTTTGATGCCGGTTCCACCGATGTCCACTCCGACCGCACGCGATGCATTCGTTGCCATACCCTCCAGCCTAGCCAGCCGCGCGGTCGGGATCAGTAGGATCGGAGGGTGCACCGGCGGTTCCGCGCCGAGACGCGAGACCCATCGAAGGAGCCATCGTGAGCGACGAGAGCAACAAGTACTGGTACAACCTCGAGACCAAGCAGGTCGAGCAGGGCTTCGCCTCTCCGATGGTCGATCGCGCAGGCCCCTTCGACACCGCCGAAGAAGCGGCCCGCGCCCCCGAGCTCCTGCGTCAGCGCTCCGAGCAGTGGAACGAAGACGACGCCCGCGACGCGAACTGGGGCTCCGACGGCGCCACCGCCTGACGGCCGCACCGAAACGAGGAATGACGATGGACAAGCAGCGCGATTTCGTCCTGCGGACGATCGAGGAACGGGGCGTGAAGTTCGTCCGCCTCTGGTTCACCGATGTGGTGGGAACGCTGAAGTCGGTGGCGATCGCCCCGGCCGAGGTCGAGGGCGCTTTCACCGAGGGCCTCGGCTTCGACGGTTCGGCGATCGAGGGGCTCACGCGCTCCTACGAATCCGATCTGCTCGCACACCCCGATCCGACGACGTTCCAGATCCTGCCCTGGCGCGGAGAGATCGACCCGACCGCGCGCATGTTCTGCGACATCACGACGCCCGACGGCCAGCCCGCGGTCGCCGACCCCCGGCATGTGCTCAAGCGCACGCTCGCCAAGGCCGCTGACGCGGGGTTCACGTTCTACACGCATCCCGAGATCGAGTTCTACCTGCTGAAGTCGTCGCAGCTGGGCTCGGACGGGCGCCCGCAGCCGGTCGACTCCGCGGGATACTTCGACAACGTCCCCGGCGGCACGGCACACGACTTCCGTCGTCGCTCCGTCCGGATGCTCGAGGACCTCGGCATCTCGGTCGAGTTCAGCCACCACGAGGGCGGACCGGGACAGAACGAGATCGACCTGCGCTACGCCGACGCGCTGACCACGGCCGACAACATCATGACGTTCCGCACCGTCGTCAAAGAGGTGGCGATCGAGCAGGGCGTGTACGCGACGTTCATGCCCAAGCCCATCAGCGGTCAGCCGGGCAGCGGCATGCACACGCACCTCTCGCTCTTCGAGGGCGACATGAACGCCTTCTACGAGGAGGGCGGGCAGTACCAGCTGTCGAAGGTCGGCCGTCACTTCATCGCGGGTCTGCTGCGCCACGCCAGCGAGATCTCGGCCGTGACCAACCAGTTCGTCAACTCCTACAAGCGTCTGTGGGGCGGCGACGAGGCACCGAGCTTCATCTGCTGGGGGCACAACAACCGTTCCGCCCTCGTGCGCGTCCCGCTGTACAAGCCGAACAAGGGCCAGTCGACGCGCGTGGAATACCGTGCACTGGACTCGGCGGCCAACCCGTACCTCTCGTACGCCCTGATGCTGGCCGCCGGTCTGAAGGGCATCGAAGAGGAGTACGAGCTTCCCGCCGAGGCCGAAGACAACGTGTGGTCCCTGACCGACTCCGAGCGGCGTGCGCTCGGGTACGCTCCGCTCCCCGCGAGCCTCGACCAGGCCCTCGAGCACCTCGAGGAGTCCGAGCTCGTCGCCGAGACGCTGGGCGAGCAGGTGTTCAAGTACGTGCTGCTCAACAAGCGCCGCGAGTGGCAGCAGTATCGAGCCCAGGTCACGCCCTTCGAGCTCGAGAGCAACCTCGAAGCCCTCTGACGGGCGCGCCATGACCTCGGGCGACCGCACTTCCGCGCTCACCGCCCTCGCCCGCACCGGCTTCTCGCGGCTCGCCGAAGCAGACACGCTACTCGGCGAGCTCGCCGATGTCGTCGGTGTGGACCGAGCGGATGCCATGCAGCTCGCGCAGCGTGTCGCCGACCCCGACCGCGCACTCCTGGCGATCCTGCAGGTCGCCCGGCGCGATGCCGACGCCGTGCGCCGCAACGCCGCCGACCCCGGCTCCTGGCGTGCCCTGTGGGACATCGTCGGCGCCTCCGACGGCTTCGCCGAGTTCTACCTGCGTCATCCCGCCGAGCTCGCGCACCTGTCGGGCGCCGGGCTCACCGTTCCCGACGAGCAGACCATGCGCGCCGAGCTGCTGGCATCCGTGGGCGACGTCGACGGGTTCGCGTCGGATGCATCGGATGCCGCCTGGGTGGCGCTCCGCGTGCGCTACCGCCGTCTGCTCGCCCGCATCGCCGCCTACGATCTCGGCCAGGACGATCCGGCGGCCGCGATCCCGGTCGTCTCGGCGGCGCTGGCAGATCTCGCCGGGGCCGCGCTGGAGGCATCGCTCAGCGTCGCCCGCGCCCGTGTGACGGGCTCCGCTCCGGCCTCCTTCCCGCGCGCTCAGGTGGAGGCCACGCGGTTCGCCATCATCGCCATGGGAAAGACGGGGGCGCGCGAGCTCAACTACGTCAGCGACGTGGACGTGATCTTCGTCGGCGGCTCGGCCGATGACGAAGTGGTCTCCGAGGCACGGGCCATCGACATCGGCACCCGCCTGGCGGTGCAGACCATGCGGGGCATCTCCGGCCCCGAGATCGAGCCTCCGCTGTGGGAGGTCGACCCGAACCTGCGACCCGAGGGAAAGCAGGGTGCGCTGGTGCGCAGCCTCGCCTCGCATGAGCAGTACTACGCCCGCTGGGCGAAGAGTTGGGAGTTCCAAGCGCTGCTGAAGGCCCGCACGATCGCCGGCGACCCGGTCCTGGGTGCGGAGTACGTCCATGCCGTCCAGCCTCTGGTGTGGCACAGTGCCGCGCGCGAGAACTTCGTCGAGGGCGTGCAGAGCATGCGCGAACGCGTCACCGACCACATTCCCGCGGGAGAGGTCACCCGTCAGCTGAAGCTCGGGCCGGGTGGAATCCGCGATGTGGAGTTCACCGTGCAGCTGCTGCAGCTCGTGCACGGCCTCACCGACGAGCGGATTCGTCAACGCGGCACCCTCGACGCATTGGACGCGCTGGTCGCGGAGGGATACATCGGCCGCTCCGAGGCGGAAGCGTTCGGGCGCGACTATCGGCTGCTCCGCCTGCTCGAGCACCGGCTCCAACTGCGGGGCCTGCGTCGCACCGCGCTTCTTCCCGAGAAGGACGACGATCTGCGGGTCCTCGCGCG is a genomic window containing:
- a CDS encoding SPOR domain-containing protein, which gives rise to MSDESNKYWYNLETKQVEQGFASPMVDRAGPFDTAEEAARAPELLRQRSEQWNEDDARDANWGSDGATA
- the glnA gene encoding type I glutamate--ammonia ligase produces the protein MDKQRDFVLRTIEERGVKFVRLWFTDVVGTLKSVAIAPAEVEGAFTEGLGFDGSAIEGLTRSYESDLLAHPDPTTFQILPWRGEIDPTARMFCDITTPDGQPAVADPRHVLKRTLAKAADAGFTFYTHPEIEFYLLKSSQLGSDGRPQPVDSAGYFDNVPGGTAHDFRRRSVRMLEDLGISVEFSHHEGGPGQNEIDLRYADALTTADNIMTFRTVVKEVAIEQGVYATFMPKPISGQPGSGMHTHLSLFEGDMNAFYEEGGQYQLSKVGRHFIAGLLRHASEISAVTNQFVNSYKRLWGGDEAPSFICWGHNNRSALVRVPLYKPNKGQSTRVEYRALDSAANPYLSYALMLAAGLKGIEEEYELPAEAEDNVWSLTDSERRALGYAPLPASLDQALEHLEESELVAETLGEQVFKYVLLNKRREWQQYRAQVTPFELESNLEAL